One region of Corynebacterium capitovis DSM 44611 genomic DNA includes:
- a CDS encoding ATP-binding protein has protein sequence MSSPLYPRLHRVRGGRVVAGVAAGVSAHLGVDVKWVRVFFAAAAFVSGVGVILYAALWMFTKLESGVTVERDVWPRAAYALLVAVGCVGAAVSLSLVSGAGGAFTGVLGVVAVGAIVVWQAYDRGVSSRGSRAALGVGIFLVMGGVLAIALLGDRGGTAGTVVAVLASVFGSGLLVVPVIVRLATSLLEERQAKAAADQRAEIASRLHDSVLQTLALIQKRAGNAEEVARLARSQERELRAWLFDATGSASPAPTTVFSALVTAAGEVEDLYSVDIRPVTVGEDCPFTDETEPLVLAAREAMANAAKHAGVGQVDVYAEHLGGQLSVFVRDRGCGFDPQTVPDDRHGLRDSICSRMERAGGRAEVRTRPGEGTEVELTLG, from the coding sequence ATGTCTTCCCCCCTGTATCCGCGGTTACACCGCGTCCGCGGCGGACGCGTCGTCGCCGGAGTGGCAGCAGGCGTGTCTGCCCACCTCGGCGTGGACGTGAAGTGGGTGCGGGTGTTTTTCGCGGCGGCCGCGTTTGTCAGCGGCGTGGGGGTGATCCTCTACGCCGCGCTGTGGATGTTCACCAAGCTGGAAAGCGGCGTCACCGTCGAGAGAGACGTGTGGCCGCGCGCGGCCTACGCGTTGCTCGTGGCGGTGGGGTGCGTTGGTGCAGCGGTGTCGTTATCCCTGGTCAGCGGCGCGGGGGGAGCTTTTACCGGGGTCCTAGGCGTGGTGGCGGTCGGGGCGATAGTGGTGTGGCAGGCCTACGACAGGGGAGTGTCCTCCCGGGGCAGTCGCGCGGCCCTAGGGGTGGGTATTTTCTTGGTGATGGGGGGCGTGCTGGCCATCGCGCTGCTCGGGGACAGAGGGGGCACCGCGGGCACTGTCGTCGCGGTCCTCGCCAGCGTCTTCGGCAGCGGCTTGCTGGTCGTGCCCGTCATTGTGCGGCTGGCCACGTCCTTGCTCGAGGAGCGCCAAGCCAAGGCCGCTGCCGACCAGCGCGCGGAGATCGCCTCCCGGTTGCATGACTCGGTGTTGCAGACCCTCGCGCTCATCCAAAAGCGCGCTGGGAACGCGGAGGAGGTCGCCCGCCTCGCCCGCAGCCAAGAGCGCGAGCTGAGGGCGTGGCTTTTCGACGCCACAGGGTCCGCCAGCCCCGCCCCGACGACGGTTTTTAGCGCCCTCGTCACGGCAGCCGGCGAGGTCGAAGACCTCTACTCGGTAGACATCCGCCCGGTCACCGTCGGCGAGGATTGCCCGTTCACGGATGAGACCGAGCCGCTCGTGCTGGCGGCGCGGGAGGCGATGGCCAACGCGGCAAAGCACGCCGGGGTGGGCCAGGTCGACGTGTACGCGGAACACCTTGGCGGGCAGCTCAGCGTGTTCGTGCGCGACCGCGGCTGCGGGTTTGATCCGCAGACGGTGCCGGACGACCGGCACGGGTTGCGCGACTCGATCTGTTCCCGGATGGAACGGGCGGGCGGCCGCGCGGAGGTGAGAACCCGCCCGGGGGAGGGGACCGAGGTGGAACTCACCCTCGGTTGA
- a CDS encoding PspC domain-containing protein, whose amino-acid sequence MDLNSTLSDMWRTRPPRLPQSQGGNAMVAGVCEGIGARYRLDPTLVRLAFVALSLSFGGGIFLYLLLWMIMPRFGMTTSPWTGISTPKEKLSAEERRDRDTGWWLLVGLFVFFPSLTFGAGGAGALSSLVTLAVAALALYLLHTRQPLPPEGLLAAPEDTAPPVDTSHLTTPVGYPHPGAGRTTPPSWDPLGTAPELWDLPEPPPAEPEPAPKRNRLVPWILVAGGAAVLVTALGAAGLVIRDSDVAGSKAYTVTDNLRESYETGVGSVSLDLAGLEPLDDDRTVTVTHGIGEVTIVPPADVRTELTCHTGVGETECPAVLNNDTSGATLHLEAEVGIGSIRVAG is encoded by the coding sequence ATGGACCTCAACAGCACTCTTTCAGACATGTGGCGCACCCGCCCTCCCCGCCTCCCGCAGAGCCAGGGCGGCAACGCCATGGTCGCCGGCGTCTGCGAAGGAATCGGCGCCCGCTACCGACTTGACCCCACCCTCGTCCGCCTCGCGTTCGTCGCCCTCTCCCTGTCCTTCGGTGGCGGGATCTTCCTCTACCTCCTGCTCTGGATGATCATGCCGCGGTTCGGGATGACAACCTCCCCCTGGACAGGCATCAGTACCCCGAAAGAAAAGCTCTCCGCCGAAGAGAGACGCGACCGCGATACGGGCTGGTGGCTCTTGGTCGGGTTGTTCGTTTTCTTCCCCAGCCTCACCTTCGGCGCTGGCGGGGCGGGTGCCCTCTCCTCCCTGGTCACCCTCGCTGTGGCGGCGCTGGCGCTGTACTTGCTACATACGAGGCAGCCGCTCCCGCCAGAGGGGTTGCTGGCAGCGCCGGAGGACACCGCGCCCCCCGTTGATACGTCCCACCTGACCACGCCGGTGGGTTACCCACACCCGGGCGCCGGGAGAACGACCCCGCCCAGCTGGGACCCGCTGGGCACCGCCCCGGAGCTGTGGGACCTGCCAGAACCCCCGCCCGCGGAACCGGAACCCGCACCCAAACGAAACAGGCTCGTGCCCTGGATCCTCGTCGCCGGTGGGGCGGCGGTCCTCGTCACCGCGCTCGGTGCGGCGGGCCTGGTTATCCGGGATAGCGACGTGGCCGGTAGTAAGGCGTACACCGTCACCGACAACCTGCGCGAGTCCTACGAGACCGGCGTGGGGTCAGTCAGTCTAGACCTGGCTGGTTTGGAACCCCTCGACGATGACCGCACTGTCACCGTCACCCACGGCATCGGGGAAGTGACCATCGTTCCGCCTGCCGACGTGCGCACCGAGCTGACATGTCACACCGGGGTCGGCGAAACGGAGTGCCCCGCCGTGCTTAACAACGACACATCCGGGGCCACGCTCCACCTCGAAGCCGAGGTGGGAATCGGGTCCATCCGCGTTGCGGGCTAG
- the guaA gene encoding glutamine-hydrolyzing GMP synthase, translated as MTPHPRPVLVVDFGAQYAQLIARRVREARVYSEVVPSTVTAADVRAKDPVALVLSGGPSSVYEEGAPSLDPEIFELGLPIFGICYGFQLMTQALGGKVAHTGAREYGRTTMLTSEGALHAGLPTEHPVWMSHGDSVTEAPEGFTVTASTPGAPVAAFECLERKLAGVQYHPEVLHSPHGQQVLTRFLTDIAGLERSWTASNIADQLIEQVREQVGEDGRAICGLSGGVDSAVAAALVQRAIGDRLTCVFVDHGLLRQGEREQVETDFVAATGARLVTVDEREAFLDKLAGLTDPEAKRKAIGAEFIRSFERAVASVLSDHHVDFLVQGTLYPDVVESGGGTGAANIKSHHNVGGLPDDVEFTLVEPLRSLFKDEVRAVGRELGLPEVIVNRQPFPGPGLGIRIIGEVTAQRLETLRVADAIAREELTRAGLDQEIWQCPVVLLADVRSVGVQGDGRTYGHPIVLRPVASEDAMTADWVRLPYEVLETISTRITNEVAGVNRVVLDVTSKPPATIEWE; from the coding sequence ATGACACCGCATCCCCGTCCCGTTCTAGTTGTCGACTTCGGCGCTCAGTACGCCCAGCTCATCGCCCGCCGGGTGCGCGAGGCCCGCGTGTACTCGGAGGTAGTCCCCTCGACGGTGACTGCTGCGGACGTGCGCGCCAAAGACCCTGTCGCGCTTGTCCTATCCGGCGGGCCCTCGTCCGTCTACGAGGAGGGCGCCCCGAGCCTGGACCCGGAGATTTTTGAGCTCGGCCTTCCTATCTTCGGGATCTGCTACGGCTTCCAGCTCATGACGCAAGCGCTGGGCGGGAAGGTCGCGCACACCGGTGCCCGCGAGTACGGGCGTACGACGATGTTGACCAGCGAAGGGGCCCTGCATGCGGGCTTGCCCACCGAACACCCGGTGTGGATGAGCCACGGTGACTCCGTGACGGAGGCACCCGAGGGCTTTACCGTGACCGCCTCGACGCCGGGGGCTCCCGTCGCCGCTTTCGAATGCCTCGAACGCAAGCTCGCGGGAGTGCAGTACCACCCTGAGGTGCTGCACTCGCCCCATGGACAGCAGGTGCTCACCCGCTTCCTCACCGATATCGCGGGCCTCGAGCGGTCGTGGACGGCCTCTAACATCGCCGACCAGCTGATCGAGCAGGTCCGGGAGCAGGTTGGTGAAGACGGCCGTGCGATCTGCGGGTTGTCCGGTGGAGTGGACTCCGCCGTCGCCGCCGCGCTCGTTCAGCGAGCGATCGGGGACCGGCTGACGTGCGTCTTTGTGGACCACGGCCTGCTGCGCCAGGGGGAGCGCGAGCAGGTGGAAACCGATTTCGTCGCCGCCACCGGTGCGCGTCTGGTCACCGTCGATGAGCGGGAGGCCTTCCTGGATAAGCTGGCGGGCCTGACGGACCCGGAAGCGAAGCGCAAGGCCATCGGCGCGGAGTTCATCCGCTCATTCGAGCGCGCCGTCGCTTCGGTGCTTTCCGACCACCACGTTGACTTCCTCGTGCAGGGCACCTTGTACCCCGACGTCGTGGAATCGGGCGGGGGCACGGGGGCGGCGAACATCAAGAGCCACCACAACGTGGGCGGGCTGCCCGACGACGTCGAGTTCACTCTCGTTGAGCCGCTGCGTTCGCTGTTCAAGGACGAGGTCCGCGCCGTCGGGCGCGAACTGGGCCTGCCCGAAGTCATTGTGAACCGCCAGCCTTTCCCGGGCCCGGGCCTGGGCATTCGTATTATTGGCGAGGTGACGGCCCAGCGCCTGGAGACTTTACGCGTTGCCGACGCGATCGCCCGCGAGGAGCTCACTCGAGCCGGCCTCGACCAGGAGATCTGGCAGTGCCCGGTGGTCCTGTTGGCCGACGTACGCTCCGTCGGCGTGCAGGGCGACGGGCGCACGTACGGCCACCCGATCGTCCTGCGCCCGGTTGCGTCCGAGGACGCGATGACGGCGGATTGGGTGCGGTTGCCGTACGAGGTGCTGGAAACCATCTCCACCCGCATTACAAACGAGGTGGCCGGCGTGAACCGGGTGGTTCTCGACGTCACCTCGAAGCCACCGGCCACCATCGAGTGGGAGTAA
- a CDS encoding GuaB3 family IMP dehydrogenase-related protein: MREYSEIGIGREARRAYALDDITVVPSRRTRSSADVDTRWNIDAYTFDIPVVSHPTDALASPEFAIEMGRLGGLGVLNAEGLLARHPSFEDAVETVTRLARSGDDMDSVGDVFCSRAAATKALQELHAAPLDVDLLAERIAQVRDSGATVGVRVSPQHAREVAPAAVKAGAEILFIQGTLVSAEHVQRGGEPLNLKEFIGTLEVPVVVGGVYDYTTATHLMRSGAVGIIVGSGTATSERSGAKALGLPMATAIADVAAARREYLDETGGRYVHILADGEIRSSGDIAKAIACGADAVVLGRPLARAQEAAGRGVYWESAAAHPRHPRGGVGTVALPDELQQLATILQGPSTDPTGALNLVGGLRRIMAKCGYTDVKAFQKVGLAVRR; the protein is encoded by the coding sequence ATGCGCGAATACTCAGAAATCGGGATCGGCAGGGAAGCCCGCCGGGCGTATGCTCTTGACGACATCACGGTCGTGCCTTCGCGGCGCACCCGTTCCTCGGCGGACGTGGACACCCGCTGGAATATCGACGCCTACACGTTCGACATTCCGGTTGTCTCCCACCCGACGGACGCGCTAGCCAGCCCTGAGTTCGCCATTGAAATGGGGCGGCTTGGTGGGCTCGGCGTGCTCAACGCCGAGGGGTTGCTGGCGAGGCACCCGTCCTTCGAGGACGCGGTGGAGACGGTAACCCGGCTCGCACGAAGCGGCGACGATATGGACAGCGTGGGCGACGTTTTCTGTTCCCGCGCCGCCGCCACGAAGGCGCTGCAGGAATTGCACGCGGCCCCGCTTGATGTCGACCTGCTCGCGGAGCGGATCGCGCAGGTCCGCGACTCGGGCGCTACCGTTGGGGTGCGGGTGTCGCCGCAGCACGCTCGCGAGGTCGCGCCCGCTGCCGTCAAGGCCGGGGCGGAGATCCTCTTCATCCAGGGCACCCTCGTTTCTGCCGAGCACGTGCAGCGAGGCGGGGAGCCGCTGAACCTCAAGGAGTTCATTGGCACCTTGGAGGTTCCGGTGGTCGTCGGCGGCGTGTACGACTACACCACCGCGACGCACCTCATGCGCTCCGGTGCGGTGGGCATTATCGTCGGCTCGGGAACAGCCACTAGCGAGCGCTCGGGTGCGAAAGCCCTCGGGCTCCCCATGGCGACGGCAATTGCCGACGTTGCCGCCGCGCGCCGCGAATACCTCGACGAGACGGGTGGGCGCTACGTCCACATTCTTGCGGACGGCGAGATTCGCTCGAGCGGAGACATTGCAAAGGCGATTGCGTGCGGGGCCGACGCGGTGGTCCTCGGTCGGCCGCTGGCACGTGCCCAGGAGGCTGCGGGGCGCGGGGTGTACTGGGAGTCGGCGGCGGCCCACCCCCGGCACCCGCGGGGCGGTGTGGGCACCGTGGCGTTGCCGGACGAACTGCAGCAGTTGGCGACGATCCTGCAGGGGCCGTCGACGGACCCGACGGGGGCGTTGAACCTGGTTGGGGGGTTGCGGCGGATCATGGCTAAGTGCGGGTACACCGATGTCAAGGCGTTCCAAAAGGTAGGGCTGGCGGTTCGTCGATAG